Proteins from one Gemmatimonadales bacterium genomic window:
- a CDS encoding sigma-70 family RNA polymerase sigma factor — MDQDRQAFDDLFSLAYEELRRLASSVHRDDPHASMNPTALVHEAWLKMANSPGLAATSQVHFKRIAARAMRQILVDAARRRNARKRGAGVAVITYDDAASATPTSADELLGLDAALDELARLSPRQATMVESRFFGGLETREIAEELGISEATVLRDWRAAKAWLGRELQRSL, encoded by the coding sequence ATGGACCAGGACAGACAGGCGTTCGATGACCTCTTCAGTCTGGCGTATGAAGAGTTGCGTCGCCTGGCCTCCAGCGTCCATCGGGACGACCCCCACGCCTCGATGAACCCGACGGCGCTGGTCCACGAAGCGTGGCTCAAGATGGCCAATTCGCCCGGCCTGGCCGCCACATCGCAGGTGCACTTCAAGCGGATTGCCGCCCGCGCCATGCGACAGATCCTGGTCGATGCCGCCCGCCGGCGCAACGCTCGCAAACGCGGTGCTGGCGTCGCCGTGATTACCTACGACGACGCCGCGTCCGCCACGCCAACCTCGGCCGATGAACTGCTCGGCCTCGACGCGGCCCTGGACGAACTCGCCCGCCTGAGCCCGCGCCAGGCGACGATGGTCGAGAGCCGCTTCTTTGGCGGACTCGAGACCCGCGAGATTGCCGAAGAACTGGGCATCTCCGAAGCAACCGTACTGCGCGACTGGCGCGCGGCCAAGGCGTGGCTCGGTCGCGAGCTGCAGCGATCCCTCTGA
- a CDS encoding beta-lactamase family protein yields the protein MRFPRFDQVVVGLAGALILGGAAPVAAQRIGGAQARAIDRVFDRFAGTATPGCAVGVYRGRSIAYARGYGMGNLELGVPIGTASTFQLASVSKQFTAMALVLLEQDGALRLDDDIQRYLPEVPTFGRSVTIRQMINHTSGIRDGLTPLVLGGLQYPGESIRLLDALSAVTRQERLEFEPGTDYSYSNATYWLMGIIVQRVTGHSLTEFTTDRIFKPLGMHRTRFHGDPASLLPGRTHAYSLRGSDSTYRLDIPFYESVGAGGLYSSVDDLVHWHRNFVDGTVGGAAGIRAMETRGVLASGDTLAYALGIARGSYRGAVTWSHSGSDGGYRTYLVRLPEHDLGVAVLCNANHAAPTLLAEQVVDIVLGAALPARADSIVPAGAASTAAELAEHAGYYRNERDLYRFAVHEGALRFGLTPPGRPLRALGGNRYQLGADSLGLFTFRQRDGRWVVERPHPYIAGRIMELAASPAGAPTADQLAAYAGEYWSEDVGAAATVSVKEGRLVIRHHRGDEVPLRPSIADGFVPVGSGSGRYQFQRHGDSWSVVGFVIDTDRAHGIRFVRRR from the coding sequence ATGCGTTTCCCAAGGTTCGATCAGGTGGTCGTTGGGCTGGCTGGCGCGCTCATTCTGGGCGGGGCCGCGCCCGTGGCAGCGCAAAGAATCGGCGGCGCCCAGGCTCGGGCCATCGACCGCGTCTTCGACCGGTTTGCCGGCACCGCGACACCGGGCTGTGCGGTCGGCGTATATCGAGGTCGCTCGATTGCCTACGCCCGGGGGTATGGCATGGGCAACCTCGAGCTCGGGGTTCCGATCGGTACGGCGTCGACCTTTCAACTCGCTTCGGTATCCAAGCAGTTCACGGCCATGGCCCTGGTGCTGCTCGAGCAGGATGGCGCCCTCCGTCTCGATGACGACATCCAGCGGTATCTGCCCGAGGTGCCGACGTTCGGTCGTAGTGTCACCATTCGGCAGATGATCAACCACACGAGCGGCATCCGGGACGGCCTGACCCCCCTCGTGCTCGGGGGCTTGCAGTACCCTGGCGAGTCGATTCGGCTCCTGGATGCGTTGAGCGCGGTAACCCGACAGGAGCGACTCGAGTTCGAGCCGGGCACGGACTACAGCTATAGCAATGCCACCTACTGGCTGATGGGGATCATCGTCCAGCGGGTCACAGGTCACAGCCTCACGGAGTTTACGACGGACCGGATCTTCAAACCGCTCGGGATGCACCGCACCAGGTTCCACGGCGATCCGGCCAGCCTGCTGCCCGGGCGGACGCATGCGTATTCGCTGCGGGGCTCGGACTCGACGTATCGCCTGGATATTCCCTTCTACGAGTCGGTTGGCGCGGGCGGGCTCTACAGTTCGGTCGACGACCTGGTTCACTGGCATCGCAACTTTGTCGACGGCACCGTCGGTGGCGCAGCGGGGATCCGGGCTATGGAAACCCGTGGTGTGCTGGCGAGTGGTGATACCCTGGCCTACGCTCTGGGCATCGCGCGCGGCAGCTATCGCGGAGCCGTCACCTGGTCGCATTCGGGGTCGGATGGTGGTTATCGGACCTACCTGGTGCGGTTGCCAGAGCATGATCTCGGGGTTGCCGTGCTCTGTAACGCGAATCACGCGGCGCCGACATTGCTTGCTGAGCAGGTAGTCGACATCGTGCTGGGCGCGGCGCTCCCGGCACGGGCCGACTCGATCGTTCCCGCCGGGGCGGCGAGCACCGCTGCCGAGCTGGCGGAGCACGCCGGTTACTACCGCAACGAGCGCGATCTCTATCGGTTCGCGGTGCACGAGGGTGCGCTCCGATTCGGGTTGACGCCGCCGGGCCGTCCGCTCCGGGCCCTCGGCGGCAACCGCTATCAACTGGGCGCCGATTCGCTGGGGCTCTTCACTTTTCGGCAACGGGACGGTCGCTGGGTGGTGGAGCGGCCCCATCCCTACATCGCGGGCCGGATCATGGAACTTGCCGCGTCGCCGGCTGGGGCGCCCACGGCCGACCAGCTGGCGGCCTATGCTGGCGAGTACTGGAGCGAAGACGTCGGGGCGGCCGCGACGGTGTCGGTGAAGGAAGGTCGCCTGGTGATTCGGCATCATCGGGGTGATGAGGTGCCGCTTCGGCCAAGTATCGCTGATGGCTTCGTTCCGGTGGGGTCCGGGTCAGGGCGCTATCAGTTTCAACGTCACGGCGATTCCTGGAGTGTGGTTGGTTTCGTCATCGACACGGATCGGGCGCACGGCATCCGGTTCGTCCGCCGGCGCTGA
- a CDS encoding cation:proton antiporter, which yields MHDAHEFLRSLTIVLAVGAFVAYLFQRIKQPVVLGYLIAGLLVGPYVPVGFVADKAIVQTLSELGVILLMFSLGLEFSLRKLVKLGSTAGLTAVIQAGIVAWLGFLVGQLFGWGHLESIFLGVAIAISSTTIIAKVFDEQRVTGRLRDLVVGILLFEDLIAVIGMAALTAIATGGGLSASALAITIGRLGLFLVLLVGIGILVIPRAMRAATMRSTPEIVVVMGIGICFAMAYLAQEAGYSIALGAFMAGSLMAEGGLGEHVDHAIKPVRDLFAAVFFVSVGMLIDPALLVAHWQPIVVLTLVVVVGKIFSVALGAFLAGTPTRTAIQAGMSLAQIGEFSFIIAGLGLSLGRTGEYVFPVIVAVSAITTMLTPWLVQNSSRVAAAVDRRMPPRLQTLTSLYGSWLDRPRKSAATRRGFWRVVGLLLVDAAVLSGILVAVSLFFTTLVDATVGATGVTPGVARIAIIVAAGLVASPLVVGIGRLGRRLGDRVAQRAFPPVAKGLDLNRTPRQLLTLVLQLVIVLLTGMAVVAVTQPFLSTFTGPLILIVFLAGYAVAIWRRASDLDGHVKAGAEVVVAGLARQAHAGARPERLEMPDQVKELLPGLGAPMVVTLGDGSYAVGRTLADLELRSRTGALILAIARADASIPVPGPEERLQAGDRLAVAGSHESIGAAERLLSIGDPPGDLGPASHL from the coding sequence ATGCATGATGCGCACGAGTTTCTTCGGTCGCTGACGATCGTCCTGGCCGTCGGGGCCTTTGTCGCGTACCTGTTTCAGCGGATCAAGCAGCCCGTCGTGCTCGGCTACTTGATTGCCGGGTTGCTGGTCGGTCCGTATGTGCCGGTTGGTTTCGTTGCCGACAAGGCCATCGTCCAGACACTGTCTGAGCTGGGCGTGATTCTCCTGATGTTCTCGCTCGGGCTGGAGTTCAGCCTTCGCAAGCTGGTCAAGCTCGGGTCGACGGCGGGGCTGACGGCGGTGATTCAGGCCGGGATCGTTGCGTGGCTGGGCTTTCTGGTCGGGCAGCTGTTCGGCTGGGGTCACCTGGAAAGCATTTTTCTCGGCGTCGCGATTGCCATCTCGAGTACGACCATCATTGCCAAGGTCTTCGACGAGCAACGGGTCACCGGCCGGCTGCGTGATCTGGTGGTTGGCATCCTCCTCTTCGAGGATCTGATCGCGGTCATCGGGATGGCGGCGCTCACGGCGATTGCGACGGGCGGAGGGCTCTCGGCGTCTGCACTGGCAATCACTATCGGTCGCCTGGGGCTCTTCCTGGTGCTGCTGGTCGGGATCGGGATTCTGGTGATACCCCGGGCCATGCGCGCGGCCACGATGCGGAGCACCCCGGAAATCGTGGTCGTGATGGGAATCGGGATCTGCTTCGCGATGGCGTACCTTGCGCAGGAGGCTGGATACTCGATTGCGCTGGGCGCGTTCATGGCGGGGTCGCTGATGGCGGAGGGCGGGCTTGGTGAGCACGTCGACCATGCCATCAAACCGGTGCGCGACCTCTTCGCCGCCGTCTTTTTCGTGTCGGTCGGCATGCTGATCGATCCGGCGCTCCTGGTCGCCCATTGGCAGCCGATCGTCGTGCTGACGCTGGTGGTCGTGGTCGGCAAGATCTTCAGCGTCGCTCTCGGTGCTTTTCTGGCCGGTACCCCGACGAGAACGGCCATCCAGGCCGGGATGAGTCTCGCGCAGATCGGCGAGTTCTCGTTCATCATCGCGGGGCTTGGTCTCTCGCTCGGCAGGACTGGTGAGTACGTCTTCCCGGTGATAGTCGCGGTGTCGGCCATTACCACGATGTTGACGCCGTGGCTGGTCCAGAACTCCAGTCGGGTCGCGGCGGCCGTCGATCGCCGGATGCCCCCGCGACTGCAGACCCTGACCTCGCTGTACGGCTCCTGGCTCGACCGGCCCCGAAAATCGGCTGCCACACGGCGCGGCTTCTGGCGCGTCGTCGGGCTGCTCCTGGTCGACGCCGCAGTGCTGAGCGGCATCCTGGTGGCGGTCAGCCTCTTCTTCACCACCCTGGTGGATGCGACCGTCGGCGCGACCGGTGTTACACCAGGTGTGGCTCGAATCGCGATCATCGTGGCCGCCGGGTTGGTGGCCTCACCGCTCGTGGTCGGAATCGGACGTCTCGGTCGTCGGCTTGGCGACCGGGTGGCCCAGCGGGCCTTTCCCCCGGTGGCCAAGGGGTTGGATCTCAATCGCACGCCGCGCCAGCTGCTGACGCTGGTGCTCCAACTGGTCATCGTGTTGCTGACGGGCATGGCGGTCGTTGCGGTGACGCAGCCATTCCTGTCGACGTTCACGGGGCCGCTCATTCTGATCGTGTTTCTGGCGGGCTACGCCGTGGCGATCTGGCGGCGCGCCTCCGACCTCGACGGCCACGTCAAAGCGGGTGCGGAAGTCGTCGTGGCTGGCTTGGCGCGTCAGGCGCATGCCGGTGCGCGGCCGGAGCGGCTCGAGATGCCTGATCAGGTCAAGGAACTGCTGCCCGGCCTCGGCGCGCCGATGGTGGTAACCCTCGGCGATGGGAGTTACGCGGTGGGCCGAACTCTGGCCGACCTCGAGCTGCGGAGCCGGACCGGCGCGCTGATCCTGGCGATTGCCCGCGCCGATGCCTCGATACCCGTGCCCGGGCCGGAGGAACGCCTCCAGGCAGGCGACCGGCTGGCGGTGGCGGGGTCGCACGAATCGATCGGCGCTGCCGAGAGACTTCTGTCCATCGGCGACCCTCCCGGCGACCTGGGGCCAGCGTCGCACTTGTAG
- the proC gene encoding pyrroline-5-carboxylate reductase, whose amino-acid sequence MSTETSLLPSGRTLGVIGAGVMGQTILKGLLEQGAVTPDQLWASSKTPESCDRVAKLLGIPVEQDFGPRVGDAAIVIVCVKPAQIPAVLGRLGMLGLRDDALLISIAAGVTTATLAAALGTAHAWVRAMPNTPCVVGHGMTAVCGGPTARPEHLALAQRVFAVVGRSVVLDESHFNAITALSASGPAYMYLMMEALADAGVRVGLPRDKALMLVAQAMLGAAKMVQETGRHPAALRDDVTTPAGCTIGGLLMLEDGKIRSVLARAVEEATRIAGQLGPAAPVEAGRKGSS is encoded by the coding sequence GTGTCCACTGAAACTTCATTGCTACCCTCCGGCCGCACCCTCGGCGTGATTGGCGCTGGGGTCATGGGCCAAACCATTCTCAAGGGACTCCTGGAGCAGGGGGCCGTCACTCCGGACCAGCTCTGGGCCAGCAGCAAAACACCCGAATCCTGTGACCGAGTCGCCAAGCTACTCGGCATCCCGGTGGAGCAGGATTTTGGCCCTCGTGTGGGGGATGCGGCAATCGTGATCGTCTGTGTCAAACCGGCGCAGATCCCGGCCGTGCTCGGTCGACTTGGCATGCTCGGCCTTCGGGACGATGCGTTGCTGATCTCGATTGCCGCCGGCGTGACGACCGCGACGCTTGCTGCGGCCCTCGGCACGGCGCACGCCTGGGTCCGCGCAATGCCCAACACGCCCTGCGTTGTCGGTCACGGGATGACGGCAGTGTGCGGTGGCCCGACCGCACGGCCGGAGCACCTTGCGCTGGCGCAACGGGTCTTTGCGGTCGTCGGGCGGAGTGTGGTGCTCGACGAATCGCATTTCAACGCGATCACGGCGCTCAGTGCCAGCGGGCCCGCGTACATGTACCTGATGATGGAGGCGCTGGCCGACGCGGGCGTCCGGGTGGGTTTGCCTCGCGACAAGGCGCTGATGCTTGTTGCGCAGGCAATGCTCGGCGCCGCCAAGATGGTTCAGGAAACCGGGCGCCATCCTGCCGCACTGCGTGACGACGTCACGACGCCGGCCGGATGCACCATCGGTGGGTTGCTGATGCTCGAGGACGGGAAGATCCGTTCGGTGCTGGCCCGGGCCGTCGAGGAAGCGACACGAATCGCCGGACAGCTCGGTCCGGCGGCGCCTGTCGAGGCAGGCAGAAAGGGGTCATCATGA
- the rocD gene encoding ornithine--oxo-acid transaminase, with amino-acid sequence MTAVSTSKTGEFIALEERYGTNNYHPLPIVVERGEGAWVYDVEGRRFLDCLSSYSAVNLGHGHPRLIETLTEQAARVTLTSRAFRNDQLAYFVKELAELAGLDKVLPMNTGAEAVETAIKAARRWGYRRKGIAKDRAKIIVCEGNFHGRTTTIVGFSSEESYRDDFGPFAPGFVRIPFGDLDALAAAIDDDTCGFLVEPIQCESGIHIPPDGYLRAAAELCRTRNVLFMADEIQTGLGRTGKRWACDHEGVTPDLLIVGKALSGGAYPVSAVIGRDEVMDLFNPGSHGSTYGGNPLGCAVARTAMAILEDEDLAGRSARLGAKVLAALKTIKHPHIREVRGRGLLIGIELTVPARPYCERLAELGLLCKETHDLVVRLTPPLVVAEEDLDWMIAQVKSVFSA; translated from the coding sequence ATGACCGCAGTCAGTACCTCAAAAACCGGCGAGTTCATTGCGCTCGAGGAGCGCTACGGAACCAACAACTACCATCCGCTGCCGATTGTGGTCGAGCGAGGCGAAGGGGCCTGGGTCTACGACGTCGAAGGCCGTCGCTTCCTCGACTGTCTCAGTTCCTACTCGGCCGTCAACCTGGGGCACGGGCATCCGCGCCTGATCGAAACGCTGACGGAGCAGGCCGCCCGGGTCACGCTGACGTCACGCGCGTTCCGCAACGATCAGCTCGCCTACTTCGTCAAGGAACTTGCGGAGCTGGCAGGCCTCGACAAGGTCCTGCCGATGAACACCGGCGCCGAGGCCGTCGAAACGGCAATCAAGGCGGCGCGGCGCTGGGGCTATCGGCGTAAGGGCATTGCCAAGGATCGTGCCAAGATCATCGTCTGCGAAGGGAACTTCCACGGTCGGACCACCACCATCGTGGGGTTCTCATCCGAGGAGTCGTATCGCGACGACTTCGGCCCGTTTGCTCCGGGCTTCGTCCGGATTCCCTTCGGCGATCTCGATGCGCTGGCCGCCGCGATCGACGATGATACCTGTGGCTTCCTGGTCGAGCCGATTCAGTGCGAGTCCGGGATCCACATTCCACCGGATGGCTACCTGCGCGCGGCTGCCGAACTCTGTCGGACGCGCAACGTGCTGTTCATGGCGGACGAGATCCAGACCGGCCTCGGGCGCACGGGCAAGCGCTGGGCCTGCGATCACGAGGGTGTCACGCCGGATCTGCTGATCGTCGGCAAGGCGTTGTCGGGCGGGGCGTATCCGGTGTCGGCCGTGATCGGTCGCGACGAAGTCATGGATCTGTTCAACCCGGGCAGTCACGGCAGCACCTATGGAGGCAATCCGTTGGGATGCGCCGTGGCCCGAACCGCGATGGCCATTCTGGAAGACGAGGATCTTGCCGGTCGCTCGGCTCGTCTCGGTGCCAAGGTGCTTGCTGCCCTCAAAACGATCAAACATCCGCACATTCGTGAAGTGCGGGGCCGCGGATTGCTGATTGGCATCGAACTGACCGTGCCGGCCCGGCCCTACTGCGAGCGGCTGGCTGAGCTGGGCCTGCTGTGCAAAGAGACCCACGATTTGGTGGTGCGGCTGACGCCACCGCTGGTCGTTGCCGAAGAGGATCTCGACTGGATGATTGCCCAGGTGAAGTCGGTATTTTCCGCCTGA
- a CDS encoding prephenate dehydrogenase, producing the protein MGAWLAGYLRQRGLTVEIADPAGVPAGFQHYADWRETALDHDLIAVAAPLRTSAAILEEIRERKPPGIVFDVGSLKSPLRAGLTRLAEAGIATTSIHPMFGPSVEELTGRHIIVIDVGHPDATARVARLFDGTGARLVPMALDQHDRMVAYVLGLSHALNIAFVTALADCGESAAELIRLSSTTFDRQLAVASPVVDENPHLYFEIQRLNDFGLDALDALRDAVQRVRTAVQDGDEATFVQLMERGREYLQERKPADRSD; encoded by the coding sequence ATGGGCGCATGGCTGGCTGGATACCTTCGCCAGCGCGGGCTGACCGTCGAGATTGCCGATCCGGCCGGAGTTCCAGCCGGGTTCCAGCACTATGCCGACTGGCGGGAGACCGCGCTCGATCACGACCTGATTGCCGTGGCCGCTCCGCTCCGAACGAGCGCCGCGATCCTCGAGGAGATCCGCGAACGAAAGCCGCCCGGTATCGTCTTCGATGTTGGATCGCTCAAATCTCCGCTCCGAGCGGGACTGACCCGTCTTGCCGAGGCCGGGATTGCCACCACGTCGATTCACCCCATGTTCGGTCCCTCGGTCGAGGAGCTGACCGGCCGTCACATCATCGTGATCGATGTTGGTCACCCCGACGCGACCGCACGCGTCGCCAGATTGTTTGATGGCACCGGGGCCCGCCTCGTTCCCATGGCGCTCGATCAGCATGATCGGATGGTGGCGTACGTCCTCGGTCTTTCGCACGCGCTCAACATTGCCTTCGTAACGGCCCTGGCCGACTGCGGCGAATCGGCTGCCGAACTGATCCGTCTCTCGAGTACCACCTTCGACCGGCAGCTCGCGGTCGCGAGCCCCGTCGTCGACGAGAATCCTCACCTGTACTTCGAAATCCAGCGGCTCAACGACTTCGGACTGGATGCGCTCGATGCGCTGCGGGACGCGGTACAGCGGGTCCGGACGGCCGTGCAGGACGGTGATGAAGCCACCTTCGTACAGCTGATGGAGCGCGGGCGGGAGTACCTGCAGGAGCGGAAACCGGCCGATCGCTCGGATTGA
- a CDS encoding beta-lactamase family protein has protein sequence MRSLWIGWVAAVLVMAGWNDVAGQPNRAVDSIVAHQMREQHIPGAAVAVVQNGRVVLSKGYGIANLEWQTPVTDRTVFKIASVSKQLIASGVMLLAQEGKLKTSDPVSRYYPDAPASWAPLTLAHFMNHTGGVVREGAFDPYRQQPDSVVVKGAFGRDLLFPVGSKWSYCNTCYFALADIISRLSGQPWEEYFQARIFRPLGMTATGVTTATGLIPHRADGYVWRNNVWSRAEDIPAVRPSGAFVSTVADLAKWELALEGNGVLTAASKREMWAPTVLTDGTRHGYGYGWSLDSLAGRPRISHGGALTGFRTTYMRFPEQRLAVIVLTNVASANPDRIAEGIAGAFGIR, from the coding sequence ATGCGATCTCTGTGGATCGGGTGGGTAGCTGCGGTTCTGGTCATGGCAGGCTGGAACGACGTTGCAGGCCAGCCAAACAGGGCGGTGGACTCGATCGTGGCGCACCAGATGCGCGAGCAGCATATCCCCGGTGCGGCGGTGGCGGTGGTCCAGAATGGGCGGGTCGTGCTCTCGAAGGGGTACGGGATTGCCAACTTGGAATGGCAGACACCGGTGACGGACCGGACCGTCTTCAAGATCGCGTCGGTCAGCAAGCAGCTGATTGCCAGCGGAGTCATGCTGCTGGCTCAGGAGGGCAAACTCAAGACCAGCGACCCCGTATCCCGATACTATCCCGACGCCCCCGCAAGCTGGGCACCGCTGACGCTGGCGCACTTCATGAACCACACCGGGGGTGTCGTGCGTGAAGGGGCCTTCGATCCGTACCGACAGCAACCCGACTCGGTGGTGGTTAAGGGAGCCTTTGGCCGGGACCTCCTCTTTCCGGTCGGCAGCAAGTGGTCGTATTGCAATACTTGCTACTTCGCCCTGGCAGACATCATCTCCCGGCTCTCGGGTCAGCCTTGGGAGGAGTACTTTCAGGCCCGCATTTTTCGACCGCTCGGGATGACGGCAACTGGTGTTACCACGGCCACCGGCCTGATTCCGCACCGAGCGGACGGCTATGTCTGGCGCAACAATGTCTGGTCGCGGGCCGAGGACATCCCGGCGGTGCGGCCGAGCGGAGCGTTCGTCTCGACTGTTGCGGACCTGGCAAAATGGGAGTTGGCGCTCGAAGGCAACGGTGTGCTGACGGCGGCGTCGAAGAGAGAGATGTGGGCGCCGACGGTGCTGACCGACGGAACCCGGCACGGCTACGGCTATGGCTGGAGTCTCGATTCGCTCGCGGGCCGTCCGCGGATCAGCCATGGAGGCGCCTTGACGGGCTTTCGGACGACCTACATGCGGTTTCCCGAGCAGCGGCTTGCGGTAATCGTGCTGACCAACGTCGCGAGTGCGAATCCTGATCGGATCGCGGAGGGTATTGCGGGAGCCTTCGGGATTCGCTGA
- a CDS encoding MaoC family dehydratase N-terminal domain-containing protein, protein MIDRAHIGRTWPAWEVDIEKGRLRTLARAIGETRPIYVDEEAAQAAGFRSILAPLTLPFCLLMDDPAGLGYLADLGIPVGRMLHAEEKVIPHQPICAGDRLRVQRRVRDMYSKKNGTLDFVVFGLDVRRASTGELVAESESTLVVRHD, encoded by the coding sequence ATGATCGATCGCGCGCATATCGGCCGAACCTGGCCCGCATGGGAAGTTGACATCGAGAAGGGCCGCCTGCGGACATTGGCCCGCGCTATCGGAGAAACGCGACCGATCTATGTCGACGAGGAGGCGGCCCAGGCGGCCGGGTTCCGATCGATTCTGGCTCCGCTCACCCTGCCGTTCTGTCTGCTGATGGACGACCCCGCCGGCCTGGGGTACCTCGCCGATCTGGGCATTCCAGTCGGTCGGATGCTCCATGCGGAGGAAAAGGTGATCCCTCATCAGCCGATCTGCGCCGGCGACCGGCTGCGGGTCCAGCGCCGAGTTCGCGACATGTACAGCAAGAAGAACGGGACGCTCGATTTCGTGGTCTTCGGACTCGATGTCCGTCGCGCGAGCACGGGTGAGCTGGTGGCAGAGTCGGAGAGCACCCTGGTGGTGCGCCATGACTGA
- a CDS encoding amidohydrolase family protein, producing MGRSTTIVWPVMLLGMLLSWPTIGVAQQAAAMGPLARQYVAHDAPVIALRNVRVVDGTGAAARDGQTVVFSGGRITAMGGEVAIPPGAEVLDLPGHTVVPGLVMLHEHLFYPTGRRQPGLFSYVSQNFSFPKLYLAFGVTTLRTAGTIAPYVDLNAKHAIDQGQEAGPLIYLTSPFLDRPGYPIPHFKHIDSPEAARRAVRYWADEGFTWFKAYTFVTREDLGAIIDEAHRLGHRVTAHLCSVTHSEAAALGIDGLEHGLLTNTEFVPEKKPDLCPGENRVYETAATLDLSKPAVLNGINNLVRRGIPMTSTLPIWETMVPGRMVPSGVLEALSPELRDDYLFIQQHLARDTSARFADAFRTALAWERAFVRAGGTLGAGSDPTGYGGTIAGYGNVRQLELLVEAGFTPIEALTIGTRNGARILGIDSQVGTLEIGKRADAVVVRGNPADRIGDMGNPVLVFRDGIAYDSAKLIAATRGLVGRF from the coding sequence ATGGGGCGATCGACGACGATAGTGTGGCCCGTCATGCTGCTGGGCATGCTGCTCAGCTGGCCGACGATCGGTGTCGCACAACAGGCGGCGGCCATGGGCCCGCTGGCGCGCCAGTATGTCGCGCATGACGCGCCGGTCATTGCGCTGCGGAATGTGCGGGTTGTCGATGGCACCGGGGCGGCCGCTCGAGACGGTCAGACCGTTGTCTTCAGCGGCGGCCGGATCACGGCCATGGGAGGCGAGGTCGCCATCCCCCCCGGGGCGGAGGTGCTGGACCTGCCCGGGCACACGGTGGTGCCGGGTCTGGTGATGCTGCATGAGCATCTCTTCTATCCAACGGGGCGGCGGCAGCCGGGGCTCTTCAGCTACGTCTCGCAGAACTTCAGCTTTCCCAAGCTGTACCTGGCCTTCGGGGTCACCACCTTGCGTACGGCTGGGACGATCGCCCCATACGTGGATCTCAATGCCAAGCACGCCATCGATCAGGGCCAGGAAGCGGGACCGCTGATTTACCTGACCAGCCCGTTTCTTGACCGTCCCGGGTACCCGATTCCGCACTTCAAGCACATCGACAGTCCCGAAGCTGCGCGCCGAGCGGTGCGCTACTGGGCCGACGAGGGCTTCACCTGGTTCAAGGCGTATACGTTCGTGACACGCGAGGACCTTGGCGCCATCATCGATGAGGCGCATCGGCTCGGCCACCGGGTAACGGCGCATCTCTGTTCCGTGACCCACTCGGAAGCCGCGGCGCTGGGCATCGATGGCCTCGAGCATGGGCTCCTGACCAACACCGAATTCGTGCCTGAGAAGAAGCCCGACCTGTGTCCTGGTGAGAACCGGGTCTACGAGACCGCCGCGACCCTCGACCTCAGTAAGCCGGCGGTCCTGAACGGGATCAACAACCTGGTGCGCCGCGGCATTCCGATGACCTCGACACTTCCCATCTGGGAAACGATGGTGCCGGGACGAATGGTGCCGAGCGGGGTGCTGGAGGCGTTGAGTCCGGAGCTGCGCGACGACTACCTCTTTATTCAGCAGCACCTCGCCCGCGATACCAGCGCTCGGTTTGCGGACGCCTTTCGTACCGCGCTAGCCTGGGAACGTGCCTTTGTCCGAGCCGGTGGGACGCTTGGTGCGGGCAGCGATCCGACGGGCTATGGCGGGACCATCGCCGGTTACGGCAATGTTCGGCAACTCGAGCTGCTCGTCGAGGCCGGGTTCACGCCGATCGAGGCATTGACCATCGGGACGCGCAACGGCGCCCGAATTCTGGGAATCGACAGTCAGGTCGGCACGCTCGAAATCGGCAAGCGGGCGGACGCTGTCGTGGTGCGGGGCAATCCGGCGGACCGGATCGGTGATATGGGCAATCCCGTCCTGGTCTTTCGTGACGGGATTGCCTACGACTCGGCCAAGCTGATCGCCGCGACGCGGGGCCTGGTCGGCCGCTTCTGA